CGGGAACCTCTTCtgaggcaacacacacacacacacctgttcacaAATCTCCAGAGCAGTGTTGGCCAGCATCATACCAGAAGAGAGCCGTGGGGCTCGTTGCCCGCGGCGACGCCAGAACCTGTCCAGCTCAAGCAGGTAGACTGGGTGAAAGAACTCCACTTCCTGTTGGGGGCGGGCCTTACGAAGGGCGTGGTACACCTCGGACAGAACAAAGACTGATTAATGACATTATTACGATCTACCCTCCTCgcccaaccctcctctcctccccaggaTCAAAATGTTAGTTATCAATTTTGTCGTTCTTAAAAATGCTACCGAGCCCGGCCCATGccctagttattgatgaaaaaaTAGGCCCGGCCCTTACCAGGTGCATAGCAATGGGTCCTGTTGGGCCGGTGCCGGGTAGCAGGGCCCTAACTAGTCTCATCTCAAAATAGCAGCTCACCTTGAAGCAGGAGGTGGTCCCAAAGCCAAAAGAGAAGGCGTGGAGAAGCAGATGGGCGTGGCCATAGACTGACACGCGTTCCACCAGGGGTCCAGGGTTCCGCTGGAGGTCAGGGTATCTGAGGACAAGCGAGGGGAGGTGTTAGGAGACAGGTGAGAggcagaggtaggagacagatGGGGAGGAGTTAGGAGGCAGGTGAGAGGCGGAGTTAGGAGACAGATGGGGAGGAGTTAGGAGGCAGGTGAGTGGacgagataggagagagatgaTTATTaacgatatacagtgcattcagaaagtattcagacccctttacgttacagctttattataaaattgattaaattgtttttttccccacatcaatctacacacaatactccataactacaaagtaaaaacagtttttttgcaaatttattaaaaattaaaaacggaaatatcacatttacatacagtaccagtcatcagtttggaaacacctactcattcaagttttttttagtttttttactattttctacattgtagaataaaagtgaagaaatcaaaactatgaaataacacatatggaatcatgtagtaaccaaaaaagttttaaacaaatcaaaatatattttagattcttcaaagtagccaccctttgccttcatgacagctttgcacactcttggcattctctcaaccagcttcacctggaatgcttttccaacagtcttgaaggagttcccacatatgcttagcacttgttggctgcttatccttcactctgcggtccaactcatcccaaaccatctcaattgggttgaggtcgggtgattgtggaggccaggtcatctgatgcagcactccatcactctccttcttggtcaaatagcccttacacagcctggaggtgtgttgggtcattgtcctgttgaaaaacaaatgatagtcccactaagcccaaaccagatgggatggtgtatcgctgcagaatgctgtggtagccaggctggttaagtgtgccttgaactctaaataaatcacagacagtgtcaccagcaaagcacccccacactataacaccacctcctccacgctttacggtgggaaataaacatgtggagatcatccgttcacacacaccgcgtctcacaaagacacagcggtttgaaccaaaaatctccaatttggattccataccaatggacacatttccaccagtctaatgtccattgctcgtgtttcttggcccaagcaagtctcttcttcttattggtgtcctttagtagtggtttctttgcagcaattcgacaatgaaggcctgattcacacagtcccctctgaacagttgatgttgagatgtgtctgttacttgtactctgtgaagcatttatttgggttgcaatttctgaggctggtaactctaatgaacttatcctctgcagcagagttaactctgggtcttccattcctgtggcggtcctcatgagagccagtttcatcatactgCTGGattgtttttgcaactgcacttgaagaaactttcaaagtttttgaaactttccgtattgattgaccttcatgtcttaaagtaatgatggactgtcgtttctctgtgcttatttgagctgttcttgccatgataacagggctatcttctgtataccccccaccttgtcacaacacaactgattggctcaaacgcattaagaaggaaatcaattccacaaattcacttttaagaaggcacacctgttaatttaaatgcattccaggtgactacctcatgaagctggttgagagaatgccaagagtgtgcaaagctgtcatgaaggcaaagggtggctatttgaagaatctcaaatgtaaaatatattttgatttgtttaacacttttttggttactacatgattccataggtgttatttcatagttttgatgtctt
This DNA window, taken from Coregonus clupeaformis isolate EN_2021a unplaced genomic scaffold, ASM2061545v1 scaf1924, whole genome shotgun sequence, encodes the following:
- the LOC121565810 gene encoding alpha-2,8-sialyltransferase 8F-like; translation: LVLRYPDLQRNPGPLVERVSVYGHAHLLLHAFSFGFGTTSCFKVYHALRKARPQQEVEFFHPVYLLELDRFWRRRGQRAPRLSSGMMLANTALEICEQVHLYGFWPFRLDLSQNTLPHHYYDNVGPSHFMHTMPKEFLLLLQLHSQGALQLHVGPCTP